In Arachis hypogaea cultivar Tifrunner chromosome 7, arahy.Tifrunner.gnm2.J5K5, whole genome shotgun sequence, the genomic window ACCAACattgttttacggcttaagcgtaaagctctgtgtagtagggtgttatattatggtatcagaatAGTTCGTttctatagagcctgagggacagactgactatgcttctatgCATTTTCTGTGTATGtgtctatgtgctattaggatatctaactgatattatggcataaacattcatgagcatgcatttgggacttgaagcactagacttgcgatattgagactgatcaacttgatatcacttgtttggtgtgtataggaaccagatgttGACTCGTGGACGTGGTCGCAGGCGAGGCAAAGGTAGAATAGGCAATGCCAATCCTGGCCCAACAGGGAATGACCCTATAGACTTCATGGCTGCCCTTGGAAACATGGCCGCGGCTATGCACACGACAGTCGAAGCTCTGGAAAACCAAATGAACAATGGGAACAATGGAAATAATGGCGACGAGGGCCCTATGATGCTTTCCTCTTTTGTGAAGGTTTACCCTCCGACCTTCAGAGGAACCTCAAACCCCACTGAGGCGAATAATTGGATCCAAGTGATGAAGCGGGCACTACAGGCTCAACAGGTTCTCGAGGAGCAGCAGGTTGAATTTGGAACTTACCAGTTGCAAGGCGAGGCCtagtattggtggcagggaacacgacgtatcctgcagcTAGATGGTGCTGTGATTCCTTGGGAGGTCTTCCGAACAGAGTTCTACAAGAAATACTTTCCCACTTTAGTCAAGaatgctaaggaacttgaattgtttcaGCTGAAACAAGGCCAGATGATTGTTACTAAATATACTAACAGGTTTGAAGAGCTGCGTCTCCTTTTCCGAATCTGTCAAGGTACGCCTGAAGATTTTGCTAAGTGGAAATGTATCAAGTATGAGGGAGGCCTTCAGagcgatattctgagcttcgttgcaCCAATGGAAATCAGGATCTTTTCTGAGATCGTAAATAAGAGCTAAGTGGCGAAAGAATGTGTCAAGAAAGCTGCAGCGGAAAAGGGAAATCTGAGGATGCCATTTCAGAGGGCTCACGAAAGAAATTTTGCACCAAGGGGCAGGAATTTTAAGCGTGGAGGCTTTGTTCCACAACAGAATCAAGGCCAGGGAAATTTTAGAAGGCCGAATACTAATGCTAATCAAGGAAGAAGATATGAGAAGCAGCCACAGCAGGACTTGAGCTGTCAGAGGTGCGGGAAGTACCATCCGGGAGTTCCATGCAGATTTGGATCAGGGGTATGCTACTTTTGTGGACAGCCCGGACACCTCGCCGAGAATTTTTcggagaagaagaagtatgagaccGGTAGAGTACAGCAGCCGAAGAGAGTGTACACCACTTCTGCAGCAGGTGCCGAGGGATCTGAGATCTTGATAAGAGGTAACACTGAAATAGATGGTAGAGTTTCAAATGCCATATTTGGTTCAGAagcaacacattcattcattgcatttgagaaggctGATGAACTAGGGTTGAAAATAGTGGTCTTGGGGTATGATATAAAGGtgcataatgctacccatgaagctatTGTAACTAGATtaggatgtccacaagttccATTTCAAGTACAGCAACGTGAATTCGTGCATGATCTAATTTGTCTacgatgactggtcttgatctcattttgggaCTCGATTGGTTGTCCAAGAATCATATTTTGTTGGATTGTTCTGAGAAGTCAGTATGCTCTTTATGCCGAAAGGGTCAGAAGTGCCTGTTGTGGTAAATCACTAttatttgaattctatgatagtaAATTATTCTGGGACTGAATGTCAGGGCATTATACTATTAACGGCGGGGGTTTGGGAAGATAATCAAAGCCTAGAGCAGATTTCAGCTGTGTGTGAGTTTCTAGAGGTGTTTCCggatgatattgatgaattttcacctaaccgagaggttgaattcGCAATTGAGGTGGTGCCTGGAGCAGGTCCTATCTCGAGTGcaccttataggatgtcaccgttagagatggccgagcttaAGGCTCAGTTGAAAGATTTGTTGGAAAAATACTTTATTCGGCCGAGTGTTTCTCCGTAGGGAGTGCCAGTGCTACTGGTAAAAAAGAAAGTCAGCAGTATGCGCCTGTTTGTTGATTATCGGCAACTGAACAAGGTTACTGTGAATAATAAGTATCCGTTACCAAGGATTGACGACCTAATGGACCAGTTACAAGGAGTcggtgtgttttctaagattgatttACGATCCGGGTACCACCAAATAAGGGTTAGAGATAaggatattccgaaaactgctttcagAATGCGTTATGGTCCTTACGAGTATACAgtgatgtcctttgggttaacCAACGCTCGACAATATTCATGGACTATATGAATAGAATTTTCCGGCCGTACCTGGATAAGTTTGTTGtcatcttcattgatgacattcttATTTACTCCAAGAGAGAACGGGAGCATGAGGATCATTTGTGGATCATGCTACAAATCTTGAAGGAAATAAAACTATATATGCCAAGTTATCTAAATGCGAGTTTTGGAAGAATGAGGTGAAATTTCTTGGCCACGTGGTGAGCAAGCAAGGAATAactgtggatcctgctaaggtggaagcagtgatgagTTGGGAGTGACCAACTTCTGTGACGGAGATTAGGAGTTTTCTAGGTTGGGCAGGTTATTATCGGAGATTTATTAAGGGATCTTCACAGCTCGCCTTATGACGGGGAAAAAATCGTCGATAAAGATTTTCACTAAAATAgtggcgttgtaagtatagttctaaaccgacaatttaacctcaatcaaatttaatatgtttgtcacttaagaaaaccaataaaattaaccgaagtattaaacctcgagtcgtctctcaagaaattgcagggaagtgtacttataactGGTTATGGGAAAgcatttttgggtttttgaaataaaaagcGAGAAAGTAAAACGGCAAGAAAATAacttaataactaagaaaactcttaactaggattgagaattagaagtcatatcctcgttatcatcatcaattgtgatggtaattgtatttcgctttcacttagttaacctctacaatgaaggtaagtcaagtgagaaaaATCAACTTAGgttcataagtcctaatcaaagactagatttagtgaagcctaaGCCAATCAGCTATTTTCAATTACCCTTCAATAAGAGAATTTGATAACTCTATAGTCTCAactaatcaatccaagtcaagaatataaaaagctaatttaaagtccaaccaagtattttatcaaacacttggaaggaataacataaaaacatagaagagTAACAAGgattattaaatttaaacaaccaattacaaatataaatgaaaacaaacgaaggaagaagcaataaacataaaatacttcaaattgcattaataagaaattaaatgtaacatgaagagttcataaccTAAATtggggaaaataaacaaaccaacaagagaagataaactaagatgctagaataataaaatgaataagtgaaactaaattaaagcaatatgaaaactaaattaaaggaatattgaacctggatttgagaagaaataaatctaaaactaagataaaccctaaaacctagagagaggagagagcctctctctcgagaaaactacatctaaaacctaaaattgtgaataatgatgaATGAGAAGTGAATGTCCCCATATGCTccattctgcagcctctaatttggaatttcgggcctgaaactgagtcaaaaaggagcccagaaatcgcccccagcgttttctgtgaattgcagcatgtgacgctcgtcacgcatacgcgtcgcccacgcgtacgcgtcaatgagtaaaaatcctggtcacgcgtatgcgtcgcgtACGCATCACTTGTCTGACGCATCACGTACACGTCGCTGCCAGCTTTTGAATTTCTcgttttcttgtgttccttccacttttgcatgcttcctctctatcttctaagtcattcttgccctataaaccctgaaaacactcagcaaatatatcacggcattgaatggtaataaaagaggaataaaagtagcaaatttaaggccaaagaagcatgttttcaatcatagcacaaaatcaggaaggaaaatgtaaaacatgtaatttacatgaataagtgtgagaataatgggtaaaatctattgaaataagcataagataaaccgtaaaatagcggtttatcaccTTACCTTTAACCAAGCTGACTAGGAAGGATGCACCTTTTGTCTGGACTCCTGAATGTGAGGAGAGTTTTCAAACATTAAAGCAAAGGTTGACCACTGCGTCTATGTTGGTGTTGCCTAAGCCGAGTGAACTATTTGAGGTATATTGTGATGCATCCCTGAAGGgtttagggtgcgtgctgatgcagcatcgtaagGTCATggcatacgcctcacggcagttAAGGCCGCATGAAATGAATTATCCAACTCATGACTTAGAACTTGATGCCATTGTGTTTGCTCAGAAGATCTGGAGACAATATCTCTATGGCGTTAAGTTTCAagttttctcagaccataagagcttaaagtacctctttgatcagaaagggTTGAATATGCATCAGAGGAGGTtgatggagcttctgaaagacTATGACTTCGAGTTGAACTACCAACCTGGAAAGACGAATGTTGTGGCAGATGCCTTGAGTCGGAAGTCTCTATatgctgcttggatgatgctgCGAGAGGAAGAGTTACTAAAAGCTTTCCAAGGTTTGAAACTGGGAGTTAGAGAAGAGTCCGGGACTCTGTGCTTAAATCAGCTGCAAGTTTTAAGTGATTTCAAGGCTgagctcctaaaggctcatcaggATGATAAAGAATTGTATAAGGTTTTGCCAGCAATTGAGCAGGGAAAGCGGTGGAAAGTGTCAGAAAATAAGGACGGTTTGTGGAGGTTTAAGGACCGGATTATTGTGCCAGATGTCAGAGACTTATGACAAAGTATCTTGAAAGAGGCTCATAAGAGTGGGTTTTCAATCCATTCGGGAAGCACCAAAATGTATCAAGATCTAAAAACGATATTCTGGTGGCCGAGAATGAAGAATGATATGGCATTGCACGTTTACAAGTGTTTGACTTATCAGAAAGTTAAGATTGAGCATATGAGACCGTCAGGAACTCTCCAGCCTTTGGAGATTCTataatggaagtgggaaagtattcaATGGATTTCGTGTTGGGCTTACCTAGGACTCAGATGGGTTATGACGTcgtttgggtgattgtggatcgACTGACCAACTCGGCTCACTTTCTTCCCATTCGGATAAGTTGCACGATGGAGGAGTTAGCTCAGATGTACATTAAAGAGATTGTAAGGTTGCAGGGCGTGCCATCCACCATTATATCCGACAGGGATCCTTGGTTCACATTAAGGGAGCCTTTCAGTGAGCATTTGGGACTCAATTGAATTTAAGCACTGCTTATCACCCTCAAATTGACGGTCAGTCAGAAAGAACAATCCAaaccttggaggatatgctaagaGTTTGTGTTTTGGTCCAGCCGGcgagctgggatcggtatatgccactaATGGAGTTTGCTTATAATAACAGTTACCATGTGAGCAtcagaatggctccatatgaggctttgtatgggaggAAATTTCAGTCTCCTTTATGCTGGTATCAAGCCGGAGAAAGGAGCTTATTAGGGCATGAGATGATAGCTGAAATTACTGAGTAGATAAAGAAGATCCGAAGCCGAATGCCTGTGGCTcaaagccgtcaaaagagctatgatGATCAAAGGAGAAAGCCTTTATAACTTGAAGAAGGTAAGCATGTCTTTctgaaggttactccaaccaccGGAGTAGGAAGGGCCATTAAAACAaagaaactgaatccccgttaCATCGGACCATTTGAGATTCTGAAGAGAATTGGACCGGTGGCTTATAGGATTGCTTTGGCGCCGCATCTTTCGAAcatgcacgatgtgtttcacgtgtcatAGCATCGTAAATACACTCTTGATGCAAGTCATGTTCTGGAGCCggaatcggttcagttaaaggaagatttgacgcttccaatAATCCCACTTAGGGTTGACGACACCAGTATCAAGCATTTGCATGGAAAAGAAGTATCCTTtgtaaaagtagcttggagtcagGTCGGTGTGGAAGAGCATACTTGGGAGCTCGAGTCGGATATGCGGAAGGACTACCtacacctcttttcaggtaactaaactaaattttgagggcaaaattctttgttaggtgggtaggatgtaaaccccgttaaattagcaaataattagtcaataaattaaatttcaataaagaaaattagaaatgt contains:
- the LOC140174420 gene encoding uncharacterized protein — encoded protein: MPFQRAHERNFAPRGRNFKRGGFVPQQNQGQGNFRRPNTNANQGRRYEKQPQQDLSCQRCGKYHPGVPCRFGSGVCYFCGQPGHLAENFSEKKKYETGRVQQPKRVYTTSAAGAEGSEILIRGNTEIDGRVSNAIFGSEATHSFIAFEKADELGLKIVVLGYDIKVHNATHEAIVTRLGCPQVPFQVQQREFVHDLICLR